A genomic region of Vampirovibrio chlorellavorus contains the following coding sequences:
- the dcd gene encoding dCTP deaminase, which produces MILNEAQILERLVDPDPERRIIITPLLKPEEQFGPTSVDLRLGTDFQVMARTNITHMDLMKDPDALSRDVQKHMQHVKVKPTEPFILHPGEFALASTLEFVKVPLDLAARLEGRSTWGRLGLQIHATAGFVDPGFRGALTFELSNVSNIPLPLYPGVRISQICFFLSSTTHLPYGKKRFTKYSGKTSTASSAFFKDPEYSRIREAQKQHSYR; this is translated from the coding sequence ATGATTTTAAATGAAGCGCAAATTCTGGAGCGACTGGTAGATCCTGATCCCGAGCGGCGCATTATTATTACCCCCCTGCTCAAGCCGGAGGAACAGTTCGGGCCCACTTCCGTGGACTTGCGTCTGGGGACTGATTTTCAGGTGATGGCCCGCACCAACATCACTCACATGGATCTCATGAAAGATCCCGATGCCTTGAGCCGGGACGTGCAAAAGCACATGCAGCACGTGAAAGTGAAACCCACCGAGCCCTTTATTCTCCACCCGGGAGAATTTGCCTTGGCTTCCACGCTGGAATTCGTGAAGGTGCCCCTGGATTTGGCCGCTCGCCTGGAAGGCCGTAGCACCTGGGGGCGCTTGGGCTTGCAGATTCACGCCACGGCGGGTTTTGTGGACCCCGGCTTTCGGGGGGCGCTGACCTTTGAGTTGTCCAATGTCAGTAATATTCCCTTGCCCTTGTATCCCGGCGTACGGATTTCCCAAATCTGCTTTTTCTTGAGTTCCACGACGCACCTGCCTTACGGCAAAAAGCGCTTTACCAAATACAGCGGCAAAACCAGCACGGCTTCTTCGGCGTTCTTTAAAGATCCGGAGTACAGTCGCATTCGGGAAGCCCAAAAACAGCACAGCTACCGATAG
- a CDS encoding bifunctional folylpolyglutamate synthase/dihydrofolate synthase: MSQAQPTRSVSSESGAIETLAEAVQFLDSLDVSAMKLGLDRVRDLLATLDNPQDHLPMVHIAGTNGKGSVTAMLTAILKAAGLKVGSFTSPHLIQVRERIGINGNPILPDDFQHEVQSLKQHLETLGWPRDQWPTYFEFLNVMAYQFFRQKRVDITVFETGLGGRLDSTNVVRQPNLTAITTIGMDHMQHLGNTLAAIAGEKAGIIKPGVPVVVGAHIPEEALTVILEKAAQLEAPVILASDQSLVVSPRSNATEGLLIEDTQTGAAYRLSLLGPYQKQNLSIVLACVEQLRQQGFAISQQAVLDGLQRAYWPVRFQYFPQQHVVLDGSHNPDGFASLRETLQLYFPQEPKLWLVSLRSNRDPQALVEVLRSAGQPVGIMVTQASPNHLYHPPEALAEQLRTAFPEAACWIETAQTPTEAYTSLLEKREGISGEKPLILVTGSLYTAGEILSLTQF, translated from the coding sequence ATGAGCCAAGCCCAACCCACCCGCTCTGTTTCCAGTGAATCCGGAGCCATTGAAACGCTGGCCGAGGCCGTTCAGTTTCTGGACAGTTTAGATGTCTCCGCTATGAAACTGGGGCTGGATCGGGTGCGGGATTTGCTGGCCACCCTGGATAATCCGCAGGATCATTTGCCCATGGTGCATATCGCCGGAACCAATGGCAAAGGCTCGGTGACGGCCATGCTGACGGCCATCCTCAAGGCGGCGGGCCTGAAAGTGGGCTCTTTTACCAGTCCACACCTCATTCAGGTGCGAGAGCGCATTGGTATCAACGGCAACCCCATTCTGCCGGATGACTTTCAGCACGAAGTGCAGTCCCTGAAGCAGCATCTGGAAACCCTGGGTTGGCCTCGGGATCAGTGGCCCACCTACTTTGAGTTTTTGAATGTGATGGCCTACCAGTTTTTCCGGCAAAAGCGGGTGGATATTACCGTGTTTGAAACCGGTCTGGGCGGGCGGCTGGATTCCACCAACGTGGTACGTCAACCCAATTTAACGGCCATTACCACCATTGGCATGGATCACATGCAGCACCTGGGCAACACCTTGGCGGCCATCGCCGGGGAAAAGGCCGGAATCATCAAGCCGGGAGTGCCGGTGGTGGTGGGTGCCCATATCCCGGAAGAAGCCCTGACGGTCATTCTGGAGAAGGCTGCCCAGCTGGAAGCCCCGGTTATTCTGGCCAGTGACCAGTCTTTGGTGGTCAGTCCACGATCGAACGCTACCGAAGGCCTGCTGATTGAGGACACCCAAACCGGGGCCGCATACCGACTGTCTCTGCTAGGGCCGTACCAGAAGCAAAACCTGAGCATTGTGCTGGCCTGTGTGGAGCAGTTACGTCAGCAGGGCTTTGCTATCTCTCAGCAAGCAGTTTTAGATGGCTTGCAGCGGGCCTACTGGCCGGTCCGGTTTCAGTACTTTCCCCAGCAGCATGTGGTGCTGGATGGTTCCCACAACCCGGATGGCTTTGCCTCTCTTCGGGAAACTTTGCAGCTGTATTTCCCGCAGGAGCCCAAGCTGTGGCTGGTCAGTTTGCGCAGCAACCGGGACCCGCAGGCGCTGGTGGAAGTCTTGCGGTCCGCCGGGCAACCCGTGGGCATTATGGTCACGCAAGCGAGTCCCAATCACCTGTATCATCCCCCAGAGGCCTTGGCTGAGCAGTTGCGGACGGCTTTCCCTGAAGCGGCTTGCTGGATAGAAACCGCCCAAACGCCCACGGAAGCCTATACCAGCCTATTAGAGAAACGGGAGGGCATTTCGGGAGAAAAGCCGCTGATTTTGGTCACGGGCTCACTCTATACCGCCGGTGAGATTTTGAGTTTGACCCAATTCTAG
- a CDS encoding prephenate dehydrogenase — MAATELPFQRLTVIGLGLIGGSLAMAAKERFPHWHITGVDPNAETLQYALRHGVIDQAALELPEMFEDNQLIVIACHLAPSLSVLEALAPKVRSKNIWVSDIGSCKQKIADLGQALLPDQFIAGHPMAGKEHCGIQHATPLLFAGKSYLLCPHAQTPAERLEPLQAFIQALGASVKLIDAAKHDRYMAYVSHLPQLYVIMLTQLLYKNEPGHLVAYHGAGLDDQLRLAASSYSMWGDILLQNADNLEEALLGLQDTLVEALALLRHQDSEGLAAWFQRANEMHAHFVGFKAPSLNR, encoded by the coding sequence ATGGCAGCAACAGAACTTCCTTTTCAGCGGTTAACGGTCATTGGGCTGGGGCTCATTGGCGGGTCGCTGGCCATGGCGGCCAAGGAGCGCTTTCCCCATTGGCACATCACCGGGGTGGACCCCAATGCGGAGACCCTTCAGTATGCCCTCAGGCATGGGGTCATCGATCAAGCCGCCCTCGAACTGCCAGAGATGTTTGAAGACAATCAGCTCATTGTGATTGCCTGCCACTTGGCGCCCAGTTTATCCGTGTTGGAAGCGCTGGCCCCTAAAGTGCGCAGTAAAAACATCTGGGTCAGCGATATTGGCAGTTGCAAGCAAAAAATCGCCGACTTGGGGCAGGCGCTGCTGCCGGATCAATTTATCGCCGGGCATCCTATGGCGGGCAAAGAGCATTGCGGCATTCAGCACGCTACCCCCCTGTTGTTTGCGGGCAAATCCTATTTGTTGTGTCCGCATGCCCAAACTCCAGCGGAGCGGCTGGAGCCCTTGCAAGCGTTTATTCAGGCTTTGGGGGCCTCGGTCAAGTTGATTGACGCCGCCAAGCACGATCGCTATATGGCTTATGTCAGTCACTTGCCCCAGTTGTATGTCATCATGCTGACCCAACTGTTGTACAAGAACGAGCCGGGCCATTTGGTGGCCTATCACGGGGCCGGTCTGGATGATCAGCTGCGGCTGGCGGCCAGTTCCTACAGTATGTGGGGCGATATTTTATTGCAGAACGCTGATAATCTGGAAGAGGCCTTGCTGGGCCTGCAGGACACTTTGGTTGAGGCTTTGGCCTTGCTGCGGCATCAGGATTCCGAGGGGTTAGCGGCCTGGTTTCAGCGGGCTAATGAGATGCACGCCCATTTTGTGGGTTTTAAAGCCCCATCGCTGAATCGCTAG
- the glpX gene encoding class II fructose-bisphosphatase — MNPTENLFSSERTLSREVLGVVEAAALAAGRLMGTGKRDAADQAAVTAMRQTLSEIPVNGTIVIGEGERDEAPMLYIGEKVGKTQPGLPEVDIAVDPLEGTNLVAHGLPGAVATLALAPKGGLFHAPDTYMEKLVVGPDAKGKVDITAPVKYNLSILAMSLQREVQDLTIVILDRPRHTQLIQEVREAGARIKLISDGDLMPAVSAALIGSGIHAVMGTGGAPEAVLTAAAVKCLGGEIQARLRWRNEEEKNRATRMNIDLSEDRIYRTDDLAPANELVFAACGITTGDTLKGVNYFGNGARTHSLIMAYQSGLVRFVDTIHLSREKGGRVKL, encoded by the coding sequence ATGAACCCGACTGAAAATCTGTTCAGCTCGGAGCGCACCCTGTCCCGAGAAGTGTTGGGCGTGGTGGAAGCCGCCGCGCTGGCCGCCGGACGGCTCATGGGTACCGGCAAGCGGGACGCCGCCGATCAGGCCGCGGTGACCGCCATGCGGCAAACCCTCAGTGAAATTCCGGTGAATGGCACCATTGTCATCGGGGAAGGGGAGCGGGATGAGGCCCCCATGTTGTACATCGGAGAGAAAGTGGGTAAAACCCAACCGGGCCTGCCGGAAGTGGATATTGCGGTCGATCCGCTGGAAGGCACCAATCTGGTGGCCCATGGCCTGCCGGGCGCGGTGGCCACCTTGGCCCTGGCCCCCAAAGGCGGGTTATTCCACGCCCCGGACACTTACATGGAAAAACTGGTGGTGGGCCCGGACGCCAAGGGAAAAGTGGATATCACCGCACCCGTGAAATACAACCTCAGCATCCTGGCCATGTCCCTGCAACGAGAGGTTCAGGACTTAACAATCGTCATTCTGGATCGGCCCCGCCACACCCAATTAATCCAGGAAGTGCGAGAGGCCGGAGCCCGTATTAAACTGATTAGCGATGGGGATTTGATGCCCGCGGTTTCCGCCGCCCTGATTGGTAGCGGCATCCATGCGGTCATGGGCACCGGGGGAGCCCCGGAAGCGGTTTTAACCGCCGCCGCCGTGAAGTGTCTGGGCGGAGAAATTCAGGCCCGCCTGCGCTGGCGAAACGAGGAGGAAAAAAACCGGGCCACCCGCATGAATATTGATTTGTCCGAAGACAGGATTTATCGCACCGATGACCTGGCTCCGGCCAACGAACTGGTGTTTGCCGCCTGTGGCATTACCACCGGCGATACCCTGAAGGGCGTGAATTACTTTGGCAACGGGGCCCGCACCCATAGCCTGATTATGGCCTATCAATCGGGCTTGGTGCGCTTTGTGGACACCATCCACCTGAGTCGGGAAAAAGGCGGTCGGGTGAAGCTGTAA
- a CDS encoding tetratricopeptide repeat protein — protein MHPSFRQLIIRHPGFSHLRFRPVLAGLLWAGLFTFTVGQTPGWVAEPLEALVNQGNIAAGKQDYPSAMAAYEKALPLAPTDKTLRNNLAVIYANHAVGLQEKQQFEAAFQYLNKAQALITPGSSAAQSIQASRASVYFAQAMALKESTTQPTAADYQKMRALLEQAITLSPQEVAFQKAMAGLYLDEAYQLAIQERYAEAIPLLEKALTHDPANKAVKQSLANVYLGQGKNDLPNRKSWVDKALAVDNSPQIQQVANRLLAAGQNTASSGKPVGFASSPNEAKSKAPASIAKLSVNEMIRDMEGQLQITPPDKATLNQRLETLEQQVLGQNQTGPLAVRTKTVYTALMGSSDALQSGTAVDPNLIQAPASDPENSYLDEIFKVTDGKVVRWGRFPLRVYFEEPAKDSTASTLYKAEYKAAALKGFEIWKERTDGYVQFLEIKNPQAADIIVNWTEAYTDRFADPEKVPDVYKHYSPPKRSPLLTVVQMASAFTPGYFSLVPQAAAAGLQYQQYRKLAILQDESKIALGLSPTKTLNPEAAQLLIQNMAAKEFGHALGLKGSSSRAGDLLYPELRSDVAQTPTVRDLTTLRELYNRPPNIILNIR, from the coding sequence TTGCATCCCAGTTTTAGGCAGCTCATTATCCGGCATCCCGGTTTCAGCCATTTGCGCTTCCGACCCGTTTTGGCCGGATTGCTATGGGCAGGCTTATTCACTTTTACAGTGGGGCAGACACCCGGATGGGTTGCAGAGCCGCTGGAAGCGCTGGTTAATCAGGGGAATATCGCCGCTGGCAAACAGGATTACCCCAGCGCCATGGCCGCCTACGAAAAAGCCCTGCCGCTAGCCCCCACTGATAAGACCCTGCGCAACAATCTGGCGGTTATTTACGCCAACCACGCCGTGGGCCTGCAGGAAAAACAGCAGTTTGAAGCCGCCTTTCAGTACCTGAACAAAGCCCAGGCCCTGATTACACCGGGCAGCAGTGCGGCCCAAAGCATCCAGGCCAGCCGGGCCAGTGTCTATTTCGCTCAGGCCATGGCCCTGAAAGAAAGCACCACCCAACCCACCGCCGCCGATTACCAGAAAATGCGGGCCTTGCTGGAGCAGGCCATCACGCTCAGCCCGCAGGAAGTGGCCTTTCAAAAAGCCATGGCCGGGTTGTATCTGGATGAGGCTTACCAGTTGGCCATTCAGGAGCGTTATGCCGAGGCCATTCCCCTGCTGGAAAAGGCCCTGACCCATGACCCGGCCAACAAGGCGGTCAAGCAATCGCTGGCCAATGTATACCTAGGGCAGGGTAAAAACGATCTGCCCAACCGAAAAAGCTGGGTGGACAAAGCCCTGGCCGTGGACAACTCTCCGCAAATTCAGCAGGTGGCCAACCGCTTGCTGGCCGCTGGGCAAAATACGGCCAGTTCGGGGAAGCCCGTTGGCTTTGCCAGCAGCCCAAACGAGGCCAAAAGCAAAGCACCCGCCAGTATCGCCAAACTCTCGGTGAACGAGATGATCCGGGACATGGAAGGGCAATTGCAAATCACCCCGCCAGACAAAGCCACCCTGAATCAACGACTGGAAACCCTGGAACAACAGGTACTGGGCCAAAACCAGACCGGCCCGCTGGCCGTTCGTACCAAGACCGTCTATACCGCCCTGATGGGCAGCAGCGATGCCCTGCAATCGGGCACGGCGGTCGATCCCAACCTCATTCAGGCCCCGGCCAGCGATCCGGAAAACAGTTATCTGGACGAGATTTTCAAGGTGACCGATGGCAAAGTGGTTCGCTGGGGACGCTTTCCCCTGCGGGTTTACTTTGAGGAGCCCGCCAAGGACAGCACAGCCAGCACGCTTTATAAGGCCGAGTACAAAGCCGCCGCCCTGAAGGGCTTTGAAATCTGGAAAGAGCGGACGGACGGTTACGTGCAGTTTTTGGAAATCAAGAACCCGCAAGCCGCCGATATTATTGTGAACTGGACGGAGGCCTACACCGATCGCTTTGCCGACCCGGAGAAGGTGCCGGATGTGTACAAACATTACTCCCCCCCCAAGCGCAGTCCTTTACTCACCGTGGTGCAAATGGCCTCCGCCTTTACGCCGGGTTATTTCTCGCTGGTGCCCCAAGCGGCGGCCGCCGGGTTGCAGTACCAGCAGTATCGCAAGCTGGCCATTTTACAGGATGAGTCCAAAATCGCGCTGGGGTTGAGTCCCACCAAGACGCTGAATCCAGAAGCCGCTCAGTTACTGATTCAAAACATGGCCGCTAAAGAATTTGGACACGCATTGGGCCTGAAGGGAAGCAGTTCGAGAGCAGGGGATCTGCTTTATCCGGAATTGCGCTCCGATGTGGCTCAAACGCCCACGGTAAGGGACTTAACCACCTTACGGGAACTCTACAACCGCCCGCCCAATATTATTTTGAATATCCGCTGA